Below is a window of Catharus ustulatus isolate bCatUst1 chromosome 36, bCatUst1.pri.v2, whole genome shotgun sequence DNA.
CCtgtatggaccagtatagaccagtataagccagtataaaccagtatagacccatatggaccagtataaacctATTTAAACCAGTATAGAGCAGTATAAATCAGTATAGACCTGTATAGACtagtataaaccagtatagagCAATATGGACCtgtatagaccagtatggaccagtatggaccagtacagacaagtatggaccagtataaaccagtataaagCAGCATAGACCAGTATGGAACAGTATGGACCAGTGTAAACTAGTATAACCATTATGGGccaatataaaccagtataaccagtgtggaccagtatagaccagtatggaccagtttggatgagctgggctctgggtgtggcatgggctggccctggggctgATGGTGCCGCATGTGAGTAAcaaccagtatggaccagtatggacgagtataaaccagtataacccagtacgGACTAGTATAAACCTGTATAACCCcgtacagaccagtacagaccagtataaaccagtatagcacagtatggaccagtataaaccagtatggaccagtatagaccagtatagaccagtatggactAGTATAAAGCAGCATAGatcagtatggaccagtacagaccagtataaaccagttcagagcagtacagaccagtataaaccagttcagagcagtacagaccagtatgaaTATCTACAGACCAGCAGAGAATTCCCCATGCCCAGACCAGTATGGAACAGTATAgaccagttcaaaccagtacagaccagtatgaaccagtacagaccagtagAGACTTTCCCCTTGCCCAGGttagggacactgggagggaactgggagcactgggctggtgacactgggatggaactggggacattggggtggtgacactgggacaggactggggacactgggacaggactggggacactgggacagaactggtgacactggggtggtggcactgggattggactgggagcactgggctggtgacactgggagggggcactgggatggcgctgggttggtgacactgggctggtggcactgggattgaactgggaccACTGGGCTGGTGACAGTGGAGTAGTCCTAGGGACATGAGGCTGGTGGCAgaacaggggacactggggttgTACTGGTGACACCGGGACAGGACTGGTGGCACTGTGATTgaactggggacactgggaaagGTCTGGTGACACTAGGATTGAATTGGTGGCACTGAGATTGAGCGGGTGACACTGGGCTGGTGACACTAGGACTGAACTGGTGACGCTGGGAGCTCTGGGCCGGTGCCACCGGGGTGTCCCCGGTGCCACCGCTCCGGTGTCCCCGTGCTGATGGCCCTACCGCCGTGTCCCCGGTGCCACCCGcgcgctgtccccgtgtccccgcagtgtcGTTTGACGCGGTCCGCACCGCGCTGGGGGTGGCCGAGGACagtcacctgctgctggcctTGGGCGGGGTGGCCTTGTCCTGCCAGGTGGCCGCGCAGGCCCGGGGGACATCGCAGCGACACCTCGATGACACCGCCCGCCATCACCGGGAAAAGGTCTGGAGCCTGCGCGACCGCGCCCGGCAGGTGAAGACCGCCAGGGACAAAGCTGCGACAACCGCGGCCCTCAGAGGGGACATCGCGAGGGCCGTGAGGCCACTCAGTGAGGTGACAGACTGGCTCCGGATGTTGGTGGCCGCTGTTGAGGAGGACATGGCGGAGGCGACACCGGGACAGAGGTTCACCGAGGCTGAGCACAAGATCGAGAACATCCTGGTGGCCTTGGGGAAAGCATCTGGGAGACACGGGGGGGACATGGCACGAAGGCTGGAGGAGGTCCTGGAGGAGCTGGCGGGGCAGGGGGATGGGAGAGAGAGGCGACACGGGGGTGGCGCTGTCACCTCGAGGGGTACTGGGGACCTCCTTGCCTGGGGGTAACCGGGGACATTCTGAGGTCACCTGGCCCGTTTTGGGTCACCACGTgaccccagtgtgtccccaagtgtcctcagtgtccccaacagCACTCCAGTGTCcgccccagtgtccccacgtGACTGCAGtttgtccccacagtgtccccaacagaaccccagtgtgtccccaaatgtcctcaGTGTCCTCAACAGCACCCCAGTGcgtccccgcagtgtccccacagtgtccccaacagaaccccagtgtgtccccaagtgtcctcAGTGCCCTCAGTGTCCTCAGCAGGACCCCAGTTTGTCACTCCCAAAGTCCTCAACAGGACCCCAgcgtgtccctgcagtgtccccaacaGGACCCCAGTGttcccccccagtgtccccaaatgaCCCAGTGTgctcccccgtgtccccaaaaGGACCCCAGTGtgcccccaatgtccccaaaaggaccccagtgtcccccccagtgtTCCCAACAGGTCCTCAGTGTgtccccctcagtgtcccccccagtgtgtccccaacAGGACCCCAGTGTGTCCCACGCAGAACATCGGGGGACACCGGGGCCATGTGGGGACATTCAGGTGACATcggggggacatcgggggggacattgggaacCCCGCGGTGGCTCCGCGAGCGGGGCGGTGACGTCACTTCGCCCCGCCCCCTTCCGGCCCCACCGCGTCCCCGCGTGTCCCATCAGTGTCCCCCGGGGGTGTCAACCCCCACTCCACCAGCGTCCCCTCCGAGTGTCGCCTgctcagagcatccccagagtgtccccagagtgtccccaaggccatgGAGCTCCAAAAGGTGAGACAATCCCGGCACGGGGCacgggaggggacagagggagtgGCAGAGATGAcagaggggtggcagagggggAAGAAGggtggcagagggacagggtgggacagAGGGGTGGCATGGGgtggcagaggtgacagggGGGTGGCacggggtgacacaggggtgcagaggtgacagaggggTGGTAGAGGTGACAGCGGtggtggcagaggggacagggtggtGGCACGGGGTGGCAGAGGTGACGAGGGGGTGGCAGAGGTGACGAGGGAGTGGCAGAGGTGACGAGGGGTGACAAAGGTACAGAGAGGACAGCAGGAGGCCACAAGTGCCACCTCCCCTGTCCCTTCCACAGCTGTCCAAACCCCTGCTGGAGTCGCTGGTGGCCATGGTGGACGCCCTGGGCAAGGTGGTGGCCACCGTGGCCGGGCCAGAAGGGGACGTGCTGTTCACGGATTCCCGAGGGTCGCTGCACGAGGCCCTGGAGCTCTTCACTGAAAACCTCAAGGCCACCCTGCGCCTCAGCGCTGCCACCGCCTTGGGCAAGACCCTGGCCAAGGCCAGGACCACCCCAGGGGCCACCCGGGCCAGCGTGACAAGCGCGGCCAACGCCTGGCAGGACTCGGTGACCGAGGTTGTGGGTGAATGGGACAAACTGGTCAGGAAAGCCACCGAGCTCCTCCATGCCTGCAAGGATGTGGTGGCCACCATGGGAGGCACCGTGGACACCAGGGACCTGCAGGAGAAGGTTGACAGGTGGCTAAAGTCCGTGCAGAACCTGGTGGCCAAGACCTGGCGGCTACCTTTGGCCACCGACAAGGAGAAGGCGGCCGCAGCATTGGAGGAGTACAGGAATGAGGTGGGGGCGGCCAAGGAGAACACGCTGGTGGCCCTCAAGGCCGTGGAAGAAGCCGTGGTGGCCACCAGCCAGGCGAAGGCGGCCAACAAGGCGGCCGAGCGGGCGGAGAAGGCCCTGTGGCCACTAAAGGCCTTGGTGACCACATGTGTCAAAGTCATCAAGATGttccaggagctgagctgtaCGGTTGGGGACATCCAAGCCACCCTGAAGGGGACAAAGGAGGAGTCCCCGACCAAGCTGGTGTCGGCTGAGCGGCTGTGGAGGGCCAGTGAGAAGCTGGTCGAGTGTCACCTGAATGACATAATTGGGGACATCGAGGAGCTCCTCCCAAATGGCCCTGGTGGCCGTGGTGGCCTCAGTGGCCACACGGTGGCCGAGAAGTGCCAAGAAGCCATCAAAGACATCCCAAAGCTGCTGCCGAGACAGTGATGTCACCACGGTGACGTCATTGGGGACGGTGACATCACAGGGGGGACATCGCTGGTGACACTTGTCTCCTACCCAgcaaccccaaaatctcaggaATTCCATtggaaatccccaaaaatcctgggaattccactggaaatcctcaaaaaatcccgAGAATTCCATTGGAAATCTCCAAAAAAGGGacctgggaacccccaaaatcccgggaATTTCATGGGAAATCCCCCACCAAAATCCCGAGAATTTAATtggaaatcccccaaaatcctgagaatTCCATGGGAAATACCCAAAAAAGGGAACTGGGATCCCCCCAAATCTTGGGAATTCCATTGGAAATCCACCAAAATCCTGAGAATTCCGCTGGAAATCCTCCCAATAATCCCAAGAATTCCATtggaaatccccaaaaatactGAGATTTCCActggaaatccccaaaaaatcccaagaattcCATTggaaatcctccccaaaatcccaggaattccatttgaaatcccaaaaaaagggaCCCGggaataattataattaaaaattccGATGCAGTGCTGGCTTTTGCATTTAAACATCTGCCTGCTTTTGAacataaatattcatatttagCACAATATAGCCTTTATTCTAATTAGCTTATTAGTTAACTTAGTTTATTAGTATCAAAATCAATTTATGCGATTAATAATAATCAAtaattaatcaattaattaTGTAGCTTATAGTTTGTAGAAATAGTTGTGTGactgattattttatttatttagcaaaaacacaaaatattttgatttttttctatgtgGTTCAAAGAATATTAAATAGTTTTCAATACATTGAATaaccatttttaataaatttaaaagcagagcaaaacaaatcgaagaagaatttttttacattttaaaatcgcagaggaattttttaatcctttatCAGAGGACGTGGAACAACACGACAGAGACAcgagaagaaataaaaacaaaagaagaaataaaaaataaaaatatcttgtcAGGCGTTgccaaaataccaaaaatttcACAGGAATGtctgaaaaatgcaggaatCACATGAATATTAATTCAGTAATCAATGTCATTAgctctgtaattttaaaaaataaagtttatagATCACACACTCCAACTTCTGGTGCTTTTTTTGCCAAAAACAGAGGGAACCCCAGCGCtggttggtggttttttaaaatttaaatgcttggaagttttttctctgttcctaaaaatgaaataaaataaaataaaataaaataaaataaaataaaataaaataaaataaaataaaataaaataaaataaaataaaataaaataaaataaaatattcttctcaTCATCATCGCCCCCAAAAAAATAGAATCAACCACAGcaacatttcaaattattttatttcaaacttGACCCCAAAAACTGATGTGCCttcacaataaataaatttataacaACTAAAAAACATTCGACTCctttggaaatgggaattttggggagggatttgggattagAACTGCAGTTAAGGAAATTAAAGGGGATTGGAATGGGTGGTAATTTTGACTGGAGGaatcctaaaaatccctaaaatagGAATAGCCAGGAATCCCAAATCTgcaggaatcctaaatcctaaaaatccctaaaatagGAATAGCCAGGAATCCTATATTAGCAGGAGTcctaaatcctaaaaatccctaaaatagGAATAGCCAGGAATCCTATATTAGCAGGAGTcctaaatcctaaaaatccttaaaataggaatcctaaatccacaggaatcctaaatcctaaaaaaaactAAATCCTAGGAATACCTAAAATAGGAATCCTAAATCCACAGGACTCCCTAAAATATAAATTCCTAAAATGGGAGTAGCTTGGAATCCTAAATCTgaggaatcctaaatcctagGAACTGCTAAAATAGGAATTCCTTGGAACCCTAAATCCCAGGGATCCATGAAATGGGAATACCcaggaatcctaaatccacAGGAATCCTACATCGTAGGAATTCTAAATGCAAAAAATACCTAAAACAGGGATCCTAAATCCACCAGAATCCTGAATCCTAGGAATAGCTAAAACAGGAATACCCCAAAATCCTAAATACCCAGGAATCCCTAAAATAGGGATATTAAATCTGCATCAATCCTAAATCTTCAGGAAGATATAAAATAGGAATACCAAAAATAGGAATAACAAGGAATCCTGAATCCTAAAAATACCTAAATTAGGAATATGCAGGAATCCGAAATCCAGGAAAACCTAAAATAGGAATAGCTTGGAATCCTAAATCCACAGGAATCCTATATCCAGAGGAATCCAAAATTCAGGAATACCTAAAACAGGAGTAACAAGGAATCCTTAATCCTAAAAATACCTAAATTAGGAATAtgcaaaatcctcaaaattctGAAAGACCCGGACAGAGCATCGGGGGAGAATTGAAATGGAGTAGAAAgctgtaataataataatataatgtaatataatataatgtaaagtcatatcatatcatataatgtaatataatataatataatgtaatataatataatgtacTATAATGTAATACAAGATAATAACTACAATTCAGTATTTACGGTATTTCCATTCCATTTCCCCTGAATTTCTCTGGTATTTACATTGGCACATTTCCCTTTCCACAGAACCCTGCCAGGCCACAACccattactttattttatttattttattttctcttatctCTCCTTTTGTCAAAATAATCATCACACAATCTCTCATTTTAATCtggtttttatattttgtttagCACTGGGTTCATTTTTTACCTGTAGGATTGTCAGGAGGAATTTCCACCACgtttcccttttttaatgattattatttcactttgggtttttcattctttcttatATTATTCtcaactttttaaattttttttttaaaaattactgtttggctttttaaatacttttattatttctgttatttttataaaaattatttctgtttgggttttttaaaatattctttcatttattatttcatggggtttttttagaaattatttctgttctgctttttttaaatatacttttattatttctgttctttttaaaagtagaaataGAATTATTTAAGGAAGTATTtaagggagctgctggagcctgtaGGAAAAAAGTTAGAGAGGTCAAAGCTCGGTTTTAATTAGAAATGGCGACTTCTGTAAAAGATAATAAGAAACGTTTCTACAAATATGTTAACGGTAAGAGGAAGAGCAGGTccaacctttttttctttatcagatGAGGGAGGgaaatcagaattaaaatttttggaCAGATAGAAGTACATTAaggcacagtaatttcacgaccataaggcgtactggactataaggcgcacttttttttaccatgaagatccgtgccgcatgcaacaaagtaactaattactaacattgtggagtttactgacaggtgctccatttccaaacatttttcacagattggcgtagtttttaaacgcagccccaagcaccctccccGTGAGCAGGACCAGGaactcccacctgcccccagcTGGCGAGGTGGGGTTCGGGACACCCGCAGCTCGCGGCTTCTGCGGtagcccactccctccctccccatgccgcCCTGGGGCTCCGGCAGCCCCGTGCAGCTCCGGAAGCCCCACGCAGCTCCAGGAGACCCACGCTGCCCCAGTGCTCCGGGTGCCCTGTGCCACGCCAGGAGTACTGGGCTCCCCCTGCGCTCCAGGAACCACATGCCACTCTGGAAGGCCCGCGCCCTTTGAGGCATTGCCCCTGCGGTGCCGCTGCCCCAATGCTGGTGGCTTTCCCCTGGTCGCTTGGGCTGCACTGCCACAACCAACGCTTTCCctaacacaaaacaaacactaACAATAACCCTAACCCCAACCCGAACCCCTaaacctaaccctaaccctTACACTAACACTAACCCTAACGCCAACCCTTAACCCTAGCCCTAACcataaccctaaccctaaccccaACCATAACACTaacccctaaccctaaccccAACCCCTAACCCTAACCTTAACCATAACCCTAACCCGAACCCTAACACCTAACCCTAACGGTAAACCTAACCCTGACCCAAACTATAACCCTAACTCTGACCCTAATCCTAACCCCTAACGCTAACcgtaaccctaaccctaaccataaccctaaccctaacctcTAACCCTAATATTAGCCCTAACCCCTAACTCTAACCACAATCCTAACCATAACcataaccctaaccctaaccctaaccctaatcCTAACCCCTAACCCTAACCGTAACACTAACCCTAAcactaaccctaaccctaaccataaccctaaccctaaccctaacaactaaccctaaccctaacgGTAAACCTAACCCAGATCCTAACTATAACCCTAACTCTAACCCTAATCCTAACCCCTAACGCTAAAcgtaaccctaaccctaaccataaccctaaccctaacctcTAACCCTAACATTAGCCCTAACCCCTAACTCTAACCATAACCCTACCCCTAACCCTAACACTAATCCTAACCCTAACCCCTAACTCTAACcataaccctaaccctaaccataaccctaaccctaaccctaacacTAATCCTAACCCCTAACCCTAACcgtaaccctaaccctaacactaaccctaaccctaaccctaacacctaaccctaaccctaaccgTAACCCTAACCCTGACCCTAACTATAACCCTAACTCTAACCCTAATCCTAACCCGTAACGCTAACCCTAACCATAACTCTAACCATAAACCTAACCCTAACCTCTAACCCTAAAATAAGCCCTAACCCATAACTCTAAAca
It encodes the following:
- the LOC117009823 gene encoding uncharacterized protein LOC117009823; translation: MELQKLSKPLLESLVAMVDALGKVVATVAGPEGDVLFTDSRGSLHEALELFTENLKATLRLSAATALGKTLAKARTTPGATRASVTSAANAWQDSVTEVVGEWDKLVRKATELLHACKDVVATMGGTVDTRDLQEKVDRWLKSVQNLVAKTWRLPLATDKEKAAAALEEYRNEVGAAKENTLVALKAVEEAVVATSQAKAANKAAERAEKALWPLKALVTTCVKVIKMFQELSCTVGDIQATLKGTKEESPTKLVSAERLWRASEKLVECHLNDIIGDIEELLPNGPGGRGGLSGHTVAEKCQEAIKDIPKLLPRQ